Genomic DNA from Nitrospiria bacterium:
ACTGAAACAGGTCCCGGTAGGTCGGATCATACGGGGCTGGCCCCTGATAAAAGGTCTTGGCCGTCACGACATCTTTAAACAAGGACGGCTGATCCAACGGGAATTCAAGGCGGCCGATCTCGGCTTCGTGGAACACCGGGAAGGCCCTCCAGCCGATCACTTTGCCGGCCTTGACCAGGAAAAGAATACCTCGATCCAGGACCGTATTCAACGCCTTCAGAAATGTCCCGATCGCCTCATCCCGATCCCGAACTTCCACCCAGTCCTCTTGGGCCCGTTGCAGAGCCGCTTCCATTTCTTCCGGGGACGCCTCCTTCTTTGATGCCTGGTCGTCCTCCCTTTCCGATCTCGGGCGGCGGCGTTTCCGTTCATCGTCCAACACGGAAATGTAGCGAAGGTGGGGATTGATCTGGTAGTATTGCTCCAGCAGAGATCGGATTCGGGCTTCGGGTGCGATATAGGGTTTGATGATACAGCCCGTGATAAACCGGAGTTCATCGATGACTTCCAGATCGGTGGGGTCCAGGAAGGCCACGCTCAGGGTGGTCCGCTCGCGTTTGATCGGGACCACATTGTATTTTTGAGCGAGCTCGCGCGGGATGAGTTGGATCAAAGAGGGCTCGACCCCTTCCAAGTCGGAGGCCTGAGCACTGGGGATCTTCAATTTTTTACTGAGAAACTGGGTGAGTTCTTCCTCGGATAGGAAGCCGAGTTCGATGAGGTTGGTCCCCAGACGCCCGCCCATGGTGACCTGCCGTTCGAGAGCCGACGAGAGCTGGGGCTCCGTAATCTTTCCGGCTTTGATCAGATACTCACCCAACCGTTCGGCCAAGGACGCCCTCCCTGCAAAGCCGTATCGTCATAACATTCCGAGATGAAAAAGTCAACTCTTGCGTGAACCGTTCGGCGTTCTCAATTCGGCCCCTTTGAACTCCCTCCCAAGGTCTTCGGATCGATGGCGGATACCTACCGAAGGACCTAGGGAGACGGAGAAGTCGACTTCGCCGTGAGATTAAAAATCTGAAGGTCGTACCGTTGAACGGTTTTTGCGCCGGCCGAATCCGCAACCACGATTTCAATCGGATGCACACCGACATCTTCCTTTGTTACGGCCCAATGGAGCATTCCGCTTGAGGGATCGATCGTCATGGTATCGGGCGCCGATGTTAAGGAGTAGGTGACCGGGTCGCCATCGACGTCTTCCGCAGCCACCTGATAGAGATAGGCTCCCTGCTCGTCGATCGACGGGGGCGGCTGTGAGGTAATCCGCGGCGGGCTGTTCAGAACCGTCACCGGAATGGACCGACGTGAACCCCCCTTGCTTTCATTATCGGAGGGGGTGGCCTGAACTTCAATCACATCGCCTTTCGCGATCAACCCACTGTCCAACGTCGCACCGGTCTGGTTTTCTATCTCCGCCCCGTTTTTGAACCATTGATACGTGTAGTCTATCGCATCGTCATCCGCGTCGTATCCTTCC
This window encodes:
- a CDS encoding putative Ig domain-containing protein, whose product is MNLSIKIVVRPVLIVAGILAITACSNPTTPPQGPGAQISQPGISPGSSPEIGSLELSPQPFYANNALTVIVKGRNAGGVKPQYAFQWQKNGEPIESATEATLPSGLFKKGDTITVTVTREDGQNQEGSVTSDPVTVQNSEPVIKAIMVTPIPLYKQGTLQAGVEGYDADDDAIDYTYQWFKNGAEIENQTGATLDSGLIAKGDVIEVQATPSDNESKGGSRRSIPVTVLNSPPRITSQPPPSIDEQGAYLYQVAAEDVDGDPVTYSLTSAPDTMTIDPSSGMLHWAVTKEDVGVHPIEIVVADSAGAKTVQRYDLQIFNLTAKSTSPSP